The following proteins come from a genomic window of Theileria equi strain WA chromosome 2 map unlocalized gcontig_1105316255037, whole genome shotgun sequence:
- a CDS encoding hypothetical protein (encoded by transcript BEWA_039610A), translated as MVVSIQQKERVKKAAFFFAGLGHLQPMLLVATNSDYLLDRFLLERRCSSEYVSRTITSLIFIEILATILVAGFAVLLGLYKFIPEGKNEEDFRGYLTVGIQWIIFIGYLQILKAFTSGGEKGHIQWFYFSLLFQHFFTCIIGAGIGFIDVDRALWYFMTLPMSPVLIFFYQMLIHMWAQKSGLVDIGYTVVKNQIWLGLVNSFLATLLWIIAYFPGLYNSQPIPDVVEIKIELDRTYSYDCTISGPNNAYMLVGSSNNPPGYTCYRHKPDTSGHFKGRKFIVTSICQGESPIKKVSFPEHEFCTHAEVYRSNDKKWLLVKLLMEDGSAYYYCPRKNGTENEWCVYKVSKKDIGNLNELGELLQQIKSYNSNTGLKDSGELQNKLIKKFTPGSSAVKTESSDGKIKLNLQNTRSYVCTSGTNGTKKDVPITVISVELTGTLENYYCHVHTPCSKTLELSRDHVGAGNILSITLQDPPSGKKVDHTQLYRDPRGQPILLVVVTTDGEKWYYGPHGRPGFRSSPQTWVGAKLDEDRYITEGDLENLLTKACKGFEQNCFQKNLNQDGGPYSFSKNGFGNDTTVHDPSNKHTVCLDLKNICEYWSTYKSGSNKTLISVEEKTELQICSEYTKFLHKMDSGSKFCIDKIQHTPSSNCINAKTLDLRPCIDGLVDEVSVYYGTTSSKVDIDNPLLICIKKSKYDSSNSKNEDSYCYYCKGFENCWYRYRYGTEPGKNCVQIPAESEDDKCTDKGLCKLLSELSTGTINQRFTDMSRDTYLRNLSSDHDNYDYRRVLWDPITGHLSGTCMPLIMHGLAVGAMGSIYPHLVPKTLVSAKHGGTFNVISMFLAALPQVLNLIFLETKSKAFANRPWEGGDKWYLFWLLYIPYLLSFLLIIFNIHYPGWRICCYIRSHTLLAFLIMLSVSFTNDLFLAVGRGGIMDQRSGNKRLGGDGLGLKNDHSLINKIAPFMALSYIPFWLTTSPMIKSYAHSVDQYFFDKDRDSWPTSCCGFLSSWGYWCKCGCRGLYTSLPKLLTFDMRAKLAHRDDRLFILVTSDLPKEEWFTDW; from the coding sequence ATGGTTGTCTCTATTCAGCAGAAGGAGAGGGTCAAGAAAGCGGCCTTCTTTTTTGCTGGACTGGGACACCTTCAACCTATGTTACTGGTAGCCACCAATTCCGACTACCTACTGGACAGGTTCCTTCTCGAGAGGCGCTGCTCCAGTGAGTATGTCTCTAGGACAATCACCTCACTAATCTTCATAGAGATCTTGGCAACTATTCTCGTGGCAGGATTTGCAGTGCTCTTAGGGTTATATAAATTCATACCTGAGggaaagaatgaagaggacTTTAGAGGATATCTCACAGTTGGTATTCAGTGGATCATCTTCATTGGATACTTGCAGATACTCAAGGCTTTTACATCCGGTGGAGAGAAGGGACATATTCAATGGTTCTATTTCTCTCTACTATTTCAACACTTCTTCACCTGTATCATAGGTGCAGGCATTGGATTTATAGATGTGGACAGGGCACTTTGGTACTTCATGACCCTTCCTATGTCACCCGTCCTTATCTTTTTTTACCAGATGCTCATCCACATGTGGGCTCAAAAGAGTGGTCTGGTTGATATAGGATATACTGTAGTCAAGAATCAGATATGGTTGGGACTTGTCAACTCATTCTTGGCGACGTTACTGTGGATCATAGCCTACTTTCCTGGACTGTATAACTCTCAACCGATTCCGGATGTCGTGGAAATCAAGATAGAGCTGGATAGAACATATTCCTATGACTGTACTATTAGTGGACCTAATAATGCTTACATGTTGGTTGGTAGTAGTAACAATCCACCAGGTTACACATGCTATCGTCATAAACCGGATACTTCTGGACATTTCAAGGGAAGGAAGTTTATTGTAACATCCATCTGTCAAGGAGAATCTCCCATAAAGAAGGTCTCTTTTCCAGAGCATGAATTCTGTACACATGCAGAAGTGTACCGGTCCAACGACAAGAAGTGGCTCCTAGTTAAGCTtctgatggaggatggCTCAGCTTACTACTATTGTCCCaggaagaatggtactGAGAATGAGTGGTGTGTTTATAAGGTGTCTAAGAAGGATATTGGAAATCTTAACGAACTTGGAGAACTACTCCAACAGATTAAGAGTTATAATAGCAACACAGGTCTAAAAGATAGTGGAGAACTTCAAAATAAGTTAATCAAGAAATTTACACCTGGTTCTAGCGCCGTTAAAACTGAATCTTCCGATGGAAAGATTAAGCTTAATCTCCAAAATACCCGTAGCTATGTTTGTACCTCTGGAACAAATGGCACTAAAAAAGATGTGCCTATTACTGTGATTAGTGTAGAACTAACTGGAACTCTAGAAAATTACTATTGTCATGTTCATACTCCGTGTTCAAAAACTCTGGAGCTCAGTAGGGATCATGTAGGTGCAGGAAATATTTTGAGCATAACCCTACAAGATCCACCTTCTGGAAAAAAGGTTGATCATACACAACTATACCGTGATCCTAGAGGTCAACCAATCCTCCTGGTAGTTGTAACGACTGACGGGGAGAAATGGTACTATGGTCCACATGGAAGGCCTGGTTTCCGGAGTAGTCCTCAGACATGGGTTGGTGCTAAGCTAGATGAGGATAGGTATATTACTGAAGGTGACCTAGAGAACCTACTTACCAAGGCTTGTAAAGGATTTGAACAGAATTGTTTTCAGAAGAATCTTAATCAGGATGGTGGTCCTTACAGCTTCTCTAAGAATGGCTTTGGTAATGATACCACTGTTCACGACCCTTCTAATAAGCACACAGTTTGTCTAGACCTAAAGAATATCTGCGAGTACTGGTCTACGTACAAGAGTGGATCTAATAAGACTCTCATATCTGTTGAGGAAAAGACAGAATTGCAGATATGTAGTGAATACACTAAGTTTCTCCACAAGATGGATTCAGGATCTAAATTTTGCATTGATAAGATCCAACATACTCCATCTTCTAACTGCATTAATGCTAAGACTTTAGATCTTAGACCATGCATAGATGGACTAGTGGATGAAGTCTCTGTCTATTATGGCACTACTAGTAGTAAAGTAGATATTGATAATCCCCTGCTTATTTGCATTAAGAAGTCTAAGTATGATTCTTCTAACTCTAAGAATGAGGACTCTTACTGCTACTACTGCAAGGGTTTTGAAAACTGTTGGTACAGGTATAGATACGGAACTGAACCTGGGAAGAACTGCGTTCAGATACCTGCTGAaagtgaagatgataaatgTACTGATAAAGGACTATGTAAACTGCTTAGTGAACTCAGTACTGGAACTATCAATCAGAGATTTACTGATATGAGCAGAGATACTTATCTTAGGAATCTCTCATCTGATCATGACAATTATGACTATCGGAGGGTTTTATGGGATCCTATTACTGGGCATCTATCCGGTACCTGCATGCCACTGATTATGCATGGTTTAGCGGTTGGAGCTATGGGTTCAATTTATCCTCATTTGGTTCCCAAGACTTTGGTTTCTGCTAAGCATGGTGGTACATTCAACGTCATCAGTATGTTTTTGGCAGCACTTCCTCAGGTTCTAAATCTCATATTTCTTGAGACTAAGAGTAAAGCATTTGCCAACCGACCTTGGGAAGGTGGAGACAAATGGTACCTTTTTTGGCTTTTGTATATACCATATTTGTTATCGTTTCTACTCATCATTTTTAACATTCACTATCCTGGCTGGAGAATCTGTTGCTATATCAGGAGCCACACTTTGTTGGCATTCCTCATTATGCTTTCTGTTAGTTTTACCAATGACCTTTTCCTGGCAGTAGGTAGGGGTGGTATCATGGACCAGAGGAGTGGTAATAAACGTCTAGGAGGAGATGGTCTGGGTTTGAAGAATGATCATTCTCTTATTAACAAGATAGCTCCCTTTATGGCCCTCTCCTACATACCATTCTGGTTGACAACTtctccaatgataaagagttatgctcatagtgTTGATCAATACTTTtttgataaggatagagattcttggcctacttcaTGTTGTGGGTTTTTGAGTTCTTGGGgatattggtgtaaatgtggttgtcgTGGTCTTTATACTAGTCTTCCTAAACTGTTGACTTTTGATATGAGAGCTAAGCTGGCTCATAGAGATGATcgtttgtttattttagttACTTCTGACTTGCCCAAAGAGGAATGGTTTACTGATTGGTAA
- a CDS encoding conserved hypothetical protein (encoded by transcript BEWA_039620A): MWVIAFLCTLLLSTQYGLANLQGPKGEVEEVILDITNPNPEFIDTITRSPYGLVTRIYVARGGYKISSVAEKEEPIWEDEDLHCEHVTVLTRGESRTHVNIYLRDEYGKRACLYYERDDEANDWDEATEGNFYSIFQHRAENEGTFESISVDFCQKTTCKTYLVANSQKLPFLLFAPNVSYRIEKMLDGNDLIWEANNEDERCIHASFYPRDIPTLAYLVIQSLAEVRDLYYKKVGNSWTSVDKNGYLADLKQAGFDESQVSDEITMDIADVHSDCFYTTKYPINNYGVNSYVPSLGFKLKSITEGNADIWKVEEGSAAKCTYINVVYKDAVFCALFILVEDPNNDRHVLYFVKNDKKWKNVSKEEYYGYITKENGLEPLGNIENPKVVMSSFTNKQGLRIATYASRVEDAKGDVILVHGLLAHFKSDFCASSTEWNFEHFGSPMFQDLGEQFMDEKHVNSLIAGHRHIFEHARFEGMDAFEVAPRYEYRHSLVEYLNRLGYNVYGYDHQSHGLSESVKTFKCHVEEFSDYIYDLLQFFSIVKRDKFDDSSEKWNQDLIYEQGQVDKKIFLLGHSMGGNIIIQAIQEFYKSARMEYKFVDGVIGISSMLNLDNHADTIWKRAGKPFLGAVAWAAPESIYSIKDFMNYGESFDFFTRFNDPFFNTHKLTYKTFSLLSSSCSGVHETDNIIRYPENLPTLLIHSTGDEICSIQGPRDMANKHLKSHQNVKLVEYEGSLHFLTVPQSLILSQTHLEEFLDRVTED, translated from the coding sequence ATGTGGGTTATAGCATTCCTTTGTACACTACTCCTATCCACACAGTATGGTTTAGCAAATCTACAGGGCCCCAAGGGAGAGGTCGAAGAAGTCATCCTCGACATTACTAATCCGAATCCCGAATTCATTGATACAATCACAAGGAGCCCCTATGGATTAGTTACTAGGATATACGTGGCAAGGGGGGGCTACAAGATCTCCTCAGTGGCGGAGAAGGAGGAACCCATTTGGGAAGATGAGGACCTCCACTGCGAACATGTTACCGTTTTAACACGTGGAGAGAGTAGAACTCATGTGAATATTTATCTAAGAGATGAATATGGTAAGAGAGCGTGCCTCTACTACGAGAGGGACGACGAGGCGAATGACTGGGACGAAGCCACTGAAGGCAACTTTTACAGCATTTTCCAGCACAGGGCAGAAAATGAAGGTACATTCGAGTCCATAAGTGTAGATTTTTGTCAGAAAACGACATGCAAGACTTACCTTGTCGCAAACTCTCAAAAACTGCCCTTTCTTCTCTTTGCTCCCAATGTCAGCTATCGCATCGAAAAGATGCTCGACGGCAATGATCTCATTTGGGAAGCaaataatgaagatgagaGGTGTATTCATGCCTCATTTTATCCGAGGGATATTCCCACTTTGGCCTATCTGGTTATTCAGTCCTTGGCTGAGGTCAGGGATCTCTACTACAAAAAGGTAGGTAATTCCTGGACATCTGTTGACAAGAATGGGTATCTGGCAGATTTAAAACAGGCTGGATTTGATGAATCCCAAGTCAGTGATGAAATCACCATGGACATTGCAGATGTGCACAGCGACTGCTTCTACACCACCAAGTATCCGATAAACAATTACGGCGTAAATTCATACGTACCATCGCTTGGATTTAAGCTAAAGTCCATTACAGAAGGAAATGCAGACATTTGGAAGGTAGAGGAAGGAAGCGCTGCAAAGTGCACTTACATCAATGTAGTTTATAAGGACGCAGTGTTTTGTGCCCTGTTCATCCTTGTTGAAGATCCAAATAACGACCGTCATGTTTTATACTTTGTAAAGAATGACaagaaatggaagaatgttagTAAGGAAGAGTACTATGGTTATATTACAAAGGAGAATGGTCTAGAGCCTTTAGGAAATATTgaaaatccaaaggttGTAATGAGTAGCTTTACGAATAAACAAGGGTTGCGCATTGCAACATATGCCTCTAGAGTTGAAGATGCAAAGGGAGATGTCATTCTTGTCCATGGTCTTTTAGCCCATTTTAAATCAGACTTTTGTGCTTCGAGTACGGAATGGAATTTTGAGCATTTTGGGTCTCCAATGTTCCAAGACCTTGGTGAACaatttatggatgaaaaaCATGTGAATTCTCTCATAGCTGGACATAGGCATATTTTTGAGCATGCAAGGTTTGAGGGAATGGATGCCTTTGAGGTGGCTCCCAGATATGAGTACAGGCATAGTCTTGTGGAATACCTTAACAGGCTTGGGTATAATGTCTACGGCTATGATCATCAGTCTCATGGTCTCTCCGAATCTGTCAAAACTTTCAAATGTCATGTTGAAGAGTTTAGTGATTACATTTATGATTTGCTTCAGTTTTTTAgcattgtaaagagagataaatttgatgaCTCCTCTGAAAAGTGGAATCAGGATTTAATTTATGAACAGGGCCAGGTGGATAAAAAGATATTCCTTCTAGGTCATTCAATGGGAGGCAATATTATTATTCAGGCTattcaagagttttataAGAGTGCCAGAATGgaatacaaatttgtagaCGGTGTGATAGGGATATCCAGCATGCTCAATTTGGATAATCATGCAGATACCATTTGGAAGAGAGCCGGGAAACCGTTTCTTGGAGCTGTTGCATGGGCAGCACCAGAATCTATATACTCCATTAAAGACTTCATGAATTATGGAGAGTCGTTTGACTTTTTCACGAGATTTAATGACCCGTTCTTCAATACCCACAAGTTGACCTATAAAACATTCAGCCTgttatcatcttcttgCAGCGGTGTTCATGAGACTGACAATATTATAAGGTACCCTGAAAATCTACCAACGCTCCTTATTCACTCTACAGGAGATGAAATATGTAGCATACAAGGTCCAAGAGATATGGCCAATAAGCATCTCAAAAGCCAtcaaaatgtaaaattggTGGAGTATGAGGGATCACTTCACTTTTTAACAGTTCCTCAGTCTCTGATATTATCACAAACACATTTGGAAGAGTTTCTGGACAGAGTAACTGAGGATTAg
- a CDS encoding conserved hypothetical protein (encoded by transcript BEWA_039630A), whose amino-acid sequence MAEQEKEKTQSNDWTKLTAFLAGLALYQLAHMAISAGNFSVERFGISRTYVSLYLTRMIIPYRICSLLGVAVLTIYDQCGGHGINKIAVWLFWSVVGCYTTLLLTYYSGGEHGHLTLYYWMVILTSAIVGAAFVGIVKAVGDDITFLLAALPISGILVSSYHIAFLVLSRYIGVSNTYFWLVIVQMCCAIFLMTVTSVLVTIYYRGDNGAGGGAGSNSSASGGGSDGGAPTGTVLSPILMGVIGLGIQNMFYPSIAPYKLIGMKLGYTIDVAVLFTSAVPPLVFLYLISTGRGPNHPWTKGYAAWHGAWGFFGIQSVCSIIFLIGLHYPDNSLSRRIRTDVYLLGILTIIYDVCVQILKAVNMSSVDKQGSKESNSKMDTLNTFLYSSSQVIFAFLGDGYLKTYSQFEHDRDKWPTNHYGVLRAFWYWTWNTNKVAIKSVGTAFTRDVRAQIVVKNEALFILYTDDTDNSSEPMTKNPTVMKIVYDI is encoded by the coding sequence ATGGCAGAACAAGAAAAGGAGAAGACGCAGTCAAATGACTGGACAAAGCTGACTGCCTTCCTGGCCGGTCTGGCCTTGTACCAGCTGGCCCATATGGCCATCTCTGCAGGCAACTTTTCTGTAGAAAGGTTTGGAATATCGAGGACATACGTCAGCCTTTATCTCACCAGAATGATTATACCGTACAGAATCTGCTCACTACTAGGGGTTGCGGTCTTGACCATTTATGATCAGTGCGGCGGTCATGGTATTAACAAGATAGCAGTTTGGCTATTTTGGAGTGTTGTAGGATGCTACACAACCTTGTTGCTCACTTATTACTCCGGGGGTGAACATGGACATCTTACTCTCTACTACTGGATGGTCATATTGACTTCAGCTATCGTCGGTGCAGCTTTTGTCGGAATAGTGAAGGCTGTAGGAGATGATATAACCTTCCTTCTGGCTGCCTTACCAATATCTGGTATTCTAGTCTCTTCCTATCACATTGCATTCCTGGTGCTATCGAGATACATTGGAGTTTCGAACACATACTTTTGGCTAGTTATCGTCCAAATGTGCTGTGCCATCTTCCTCATGACCGTAACTTCCGTTCTGGTTACCATTTATTATAGGGGAGATAATGGAGCCGGTGGAGGAGCTGGTAGTAATAGTAGTGCTAGTGGAGGAGGATCTGATGGAGGTGCACCTACTGGTACTGTTCTATCTCCCATCCTAATGGGTGTAATTGGACTTGGCATTCAGAACATGTTCTATCCCTCCATAGCCCCGTATAAGCTGATTGGAATGAAACTAGGATACACGATTGATGTGGCAGTTTTATTCACTAGTGCTGTACCACCATTAGTTTTTTTGTACCTTATATCCACAGGAAGGGGGCCAAATCATCCGTGGACCAAGGGATACGCTGCATGGCATGGAGCCTGGGGATTTTTCGGAATACAGTCGGTTTGTAGCATAATATTTCTCATTGGCCTGCACTACCCCGACAACTCCTTATCACGGAGAATAAGGACCGATGTCTACCTTTTGGGAATACTGACTATCATATATGATGTCTGTGTGCAGATATTAAAGGCTGTGAATATGAGTTCAGTTGATAAACAAGGAAGCAAGGAGAGTAACAGCAAAATGGACACTCTCAACACATTcctctattcttcctcccAGGTCATATTTGCGTTCCTTGGAGATGGATACCTAAAAACATATTCCCAATTTGAGCATGATAGAGATAAATGGCCCACAAACCATTATGGTGTGTTAAGAGCATTCTGGTACTGGACTTGGAACACAAACAAGGTGGCGATAAAAAGTGTTGGAACTGCCTTTACCAGAGATGTTAGAGCTCAGATTGttgttaaaaatgaagCTCTCTTTATTTTATATACTGATGACACTGATAATAGTAGCGAACCTATGACGAAAAATCCTACAGTAATGAAGATTGTTTATGACATATAA
- a CDS encoding haloacid dehalogenase-like hydrolase family member protein (encoded by transcript BEWA_039640A): MKVLALLLLSLNFAIGGGGRTESESRTRHNSSTHLLATNKPQFLRPENPPKYFAIDIDGTLFSENEEALENNIKAIIEAKKRGYTPFFCTGKSRGSALKLMGDDFVERTGYNGYPGVYRNGAFIYGDNDALHMNILSRHFLSDIIGFLPNDSLNRVIFFHRDDSYSLVDTDPKIKDILKAKGFPDTQVKTLDEILDFKIRKMIISSDVSELSKLRENLGFNAFGLRDNLYEILPLDLNKALGIKQLMEHYGIPPEECAFIGNGDNDIEAMELSSLSFAVGNAPDYVKKHAKWVLEETCDEGAVAKALGLVYGFTIE; the protein is encoded by the exons ATGAAGGTCCTGGCACTTTTGTTACTCTCGTTGAACTTTGCTATTGGAGGGGGTGGAAGGACGGAAAGTGAGAGCAGAACCAGACATAACAgctctacacatttgctAGCAACAAACAAACCGCAGTTTTTAAGGCCAGAAAACCCTCCAAAATACTTTGCGATAGATATCGACGGGACCCTCTTTTCAgaaaatgaagaagcaCTCGAGAATAACATCAAAGCCATAATAGAAGCCAAGAAGAGGGGTTACACACCATTTTTCTGTACAG GAAAATCCCGTGGATCAGCTTTAAAACTCATGGGAGATGATTTTGTAGAAAGGACAGGTTATAATGGCTACCCCGGTGTTTACAGAAACGGAGCATTCATATATGGCGATAATGATGCCTTGCATATGAATATATTATCAAGACATTTTTTAAGCGATATTATTGGATTTCTTCCGAATGATTCTCTGAATAGAGTGATATTTTTCCATAGGGATGATTCGTATTCACTCGTTGATACTGATCCCAAGATaaaagatattttaaaagCAAAGGGATTCCCAGATACGCAAGTTAAAACGCTTGAtgaaattttggattttaagATAAGAAAGATGATAATATCTAGTGATGTTTCAGAGCTTTCAAAACTTAGAGAAAATTTGGGATTTAACGCATTTGGATTACGTGATAACTTATATGAGATCTTACCACTTGATCTAAATAAAGCCCTCGGTATTAAACAACTTATGGAGCACTATGGCATTCCTCCAGAGGAGTGCGCATTCATAGgtaatggagataatgataTCGAAGCTATGGAACTTTCTAGTCTCTCGTTTGCAGTTGGTAATGCTCCAGATTATGTAAAAAAGCATGCAAAATGGGTGTTAGAGGAGACCTGTGACGAAGGAGCAGTTGCAAAGGCCCTCGGACTCGTCTATGGATTCACTATAGAATAG